Proteins from a single region of Pyrus communis chromosome 6, drPyrComm1.1, whole genome shotgun sequence:
- the LOC137737150 gene encoding serine/threonine receptor-like kinase NFP — MRTKTLNVSSALLCFFFLSCHHLLRHAEAQDPSTEGYTCSATANQTADPCQTYALYRALSPDFLDLAAIGDLFQVSRLMISNPSNISSPNASLVAGQPLFVPLSCSCKSPNSSISISYANISFTIKAGDTFYQISTHNFQNLTTYQSVELVNPDLVATNLTIGVTAYFPIFCKCPNKTQVGNGTNYLISYVFRPSDNISTVASFFGVQAKAITDLNGNNIQPFDTVFVPVARLPVLSQPTVVPSAAPSGKTERKGVIRGLAIGLGITGLVLIFVVGFLIYRDGLLKKKIGGKGDEENKVLYKSKQGSERAKEMEVGLLADVSDCLDKYKVFGIEELREATDGFRESSLIEGSVYKGSINGDFYAIKKMKWNAYEELKILQKVNHGSLVKLEGFCIDSEDDSCYLIYEYVENGSLYSWLHENKNEKLSWKTRLQVAIDVANGLQYIHEHTRPRVVHKDIKSSNILLDSNMRAKIANFGLAKTGCNAITMHIVGTQGYIAPEYLADGVVSTKMDVFSFGVVLLELVSGKEAIDEDGNVLWASAGRILEGNEEEKARKLREWVDTEVFSESCSVESILNVVTVAIACLHKDPSKRPTMVDIVYALSKSDDLFFDVSDNGSSAPPVRAR; from the exons ATGAGAACCAAAACTCTGAACGTCTCCTCCGCCCTGCTCTGCTTCTTCTTTCTCAGCTGCCACCACCTCCTCCGCCATGCAGAAGCTCAAGATCCGAGCACAGAAGGATACACCTGCTCAGCCACAGCCAACCAAACCGCCGACCCATGCCAGACCTACGCCTTGTACCGAGCCCTCTCCCCCGACTTCCTCGACCTCGCCGCCATCGGAGACCTCTTCCAAGTCAGCCGCCTCATGATCTCCAACCCCAGCAACATCTCCTCCCCGAATGCCTCCCTTGTCGCCGGCCAACCCCTCTTCGTCCCCCTCTCATGCTCCTGCAAGTCCCCCAACTCCTCCATCTCCATTTCCTACGCCAATATCTCCTTCACCATCAAAGCCGGCGACACTTTCTACCAGATCTCCACCCACAACTTCCAAAACCTCACCACCTACCAGTCCGTCGAGCTCGTAAACCCTGATCTGGTCGCCACCAACCTAACCATCGGCGTCACCGCCTATTTTCCCATCTTCTGCAAGTGCCCCAACAAAACCCAGGTCGGAAACGGAACCAATTACCTCATCTCGTACGTTTTCCGGCCGTCTGACAACATCTCGACCGTTGCTTCATTTTTCGGGGTGCAAGCAAAGGCCATAACCGATTTAAACGGCAACAACATCCAGCCTTTTGACACGGTTTTCGTGCCGGTGGCTCGCCTTCCAGTACTCTCCCAACCCACTGTTGTTCCTTCTGCTGCACCGTCTGGGAAGACAGAGAGGAAAGGAGTGATCAGAGGGCTGGCAATTGGGCTGGGAATTACCGGACTTGTGCTGATTTTCGTTGTCGGGTTTTTGATTTACAGAGACGGATtgctgaagaagaagattggtgGGAAGGGAGATGAGGAGAATAAGGTTCTGTACAAGAGCAAGCAGGGGTCGGAGAGGGCGAAGGAAATGGAGGTGGGTTTGTTGGCGGATGTTTCGGATTGCTTGGACAAGTACAAAGTGTTTGGGATTGAAGAGTTGAGAGAGGCCACAGATGGGTTCAGAGAAAGTAGCTTGATTGAAGGGTCCGTGTATAAAGGCTCCATTAATGGAGATTTCTATGCCATCAAGAAGATGAAGTGGAATGCCTACGAGGAGCTCAAGATTTTGCAAAAG GTAAACCATGGCAGTTTGGTGAAGCTAGAGGGTTTCTGCATAGACTCGGAGGATGATTCTTGCTATCTAATTTACGAGTATGTCGAAAATGGTTCTCTTTATTCATGGCTGCATGAAAACAAGAATGAAAAATTGAGTTGGAAGACAAGGCTGCAAGTTGCTATCGACGTTGCAAACGGTCTCCAATACATTCACGAGCACACTAGGCCGAGGGTTGTGCACAAAGACATCAAGAGCAGCAATATTCTCTTAGATTCGAACATGAGAGCCAAAATAGCCAATTTTGGGCTAGCAAAGACTGGTTGCAATGCCATAACAATGCACATTGTTGGAACTCAAGGCTACATTGCACCAGAGTATCTAGCTGACGGGGTGGTGTCAACGAAAATGGATGTTTTCTCTTTTGGAGTGGTGTTATTAGAGCTCGTTTCGGGGAAGGAGGCGATTGATGAAGATGGAAATGTTTTGTGGGCAAGTGCTGGTAGGATTTTGGAGGGAAATGAGGAAGAGAAGGCAAGGAAACTCAGGGAGTGGGTGGACACTGAAGTTTTCTCGGAGTCATGCTCAGTGGAGAGCATACTGAATGTTGTGACTGTTGCCATTGCTTGTTTGCATAAAGATCCTTCAAAAAGGCCAACTATGGTGGATATTGTCTATGCCTTGAGTAAGAGTGATGATTTGTTTTTTGACGTCTCCGATAATGGATCATCGGCTCCCCCAGTCAGAGCAAGATGA